Proteins from a genomic interval of Salinivibrio kushneri:
- a CDS encoding DUF6236 family protein, producing MNKKGIVVSPPFKPIYTGGISCGGSPDPIELRKYLMYWDEIDYPSNMLIHISSPEIDYLEQSGKLKRTHVRFQGSINSGQGEFFIQAQEAAFRKNQEEEPGCWTIAQLADIPFYTQQSASVGVEVELYDMLPVPSADTPLADILEFKEKRQDELTAFRCHMDEVNENILSSRDVPRARNAQMARVELALKDIDKTLSESGIKRITTHLKNVINADFSGIAGAGLGSAGVSAFIGMSPLIAGVAGAGLVFGVKSLIMPSNQCPTDLSYINSIRKNFR from the coding sequence ATGAATAAAAAAGGAATCGTAGTATCTCCGCCTTTCAAGCCTATTTATACGGGGGGAATTAGTTGTGGCGGATCACCTGACCCAATAGAGTTGCGAAAGTACCTTATGTATTGGGACGAAATTGATTATCCGTCAAATATGCTAATTCATATTTCCTCGCCTGAAATCGATTACCTTGAACAATCAGGAAAACTAAAACGTACTCATGTTCGCTTTCAAGGATCAATAAACTCAGGTCAAGGTGAGTTCTTCATTCAGGCTCAAGAAGCTGCATTTAGGAAAAACCAAGAAGAGGAGCCTGGTTGCTGGACAATCGCGCAACTAGCTGATATTCCTTTTTACACTCAACAAAGTGCTAGTGTTGGTGTTGAAGTTGAGCTTTATGACATGCTACCTGTACCAAGTGCGGATACACCGTTAGCAGACATTTTAGAGTTTAAAGAAAAACGACAAGATGAACTCACTGCATTCCGTTGTCACATGGATGAAGTAAATGAAAATATCTTGAGTTCAAGAGATGTACCACGGGCTAGAAATGCTCAAATGGCTCGTGTTGAATTGGCGTTGAAAGATATTGATAAAACTTTAAGTGAATCCGGTATAAAACGAATTACAACTCATTTAAAAAATGTAATTAATGCTGATTTTTCAGGTATTGCTGGTGCGGGTTTAGGGAGCGCAGGTGTTTCCGCATTTATTGGTATGTCTCCTTTAATTGCAGGCGTCGCTGGAGCTGGTTTAGTATTTGGCGTTAAAAGCTTAATAATGCCATCAAATCAGTGTCCTACTGATTTAAGCTATATTAACAGTATCAGAAAAAATTTTCGGTAA
- a CDS encoding competence protein CoiA, with translation MQLALVNEKKLEAFPKGRGFCPICGAEAIAKCGPRVMHHWAHLRKRNCDPWWENETPWHREWKNRFPLECREVSHVAEDGEIHRADIKTPTGIVIEVQHSSMTDAERISREEFYKNLVWVIDGSVFKDNFDIYHMLPDPRSELAQDLVWSKAKRHMHGANTGIFFRLSEAVEEYPEVTKSTLRGGRIHGIYDIEEEVTESYNGYHQYDWVRPRKTWLDANCPVYIDFGDEYLVKLEIYDESSLKCIRLVSKLKFVHDAMTESDAKNIATRFYPINKGQP, from the coding sequence ATGCAATTGGCATTGGTCAATGAAAAAAAGTTAGAGGCATTTCCAAAAGGTAGAGGGTTTTGCCCTATTTGTGGCGCAGAAGCTATAGCCAAGTGCGGCCCGAGAGTTATGCATCACTGGGCACACCTCAGAAAAAGGAATTGCGATCCCTGGTGGGAGAATGAGACTCCTTGGCATCGAGAGTGGAAGAATAGATTTCCATTGGAATGCAGGGAAGTATCTCATGTTGCTGAAGATGGAGAAATTCACAGGGCAGATATAAAGACTCCAACAGGGATCGTTATTGAAGTTCAGCATTCCTCAATGACTGATGCTGAAAGAATATCCAGAGAAGAGTTTTATAAAAATCTTGTTTGGGTAATTGATGGCTCCGTTTTTAAAGACAACTTTGATATTTATCACATGCTACCCGATCCACGATCTGAGTTGGCTCAAGATTTAGTGTGGAGTAAGGCCAAAAGGCATATGCATGGAGCCAACACTGGAATCTTTTTCCGGCTCTCTGAGGCAGTTGAAGAATACCCAGAGGTTACGAAATCAACTCTCAGGGGAGGTCGGATACATGGGATATATGATATTGAGGAAGAAGTAACAGAATCATATAACGGCTACCATCAATATGATTGGGTACGACCAAGAAAAACATGGCTAGATGCAAATTGTCCAGTTTATATTGATTTTGGTGATGAGTACCTTGTCAAACTAGAAATATATGATGAGTCTAGCCTCAAATGTATACGTTTAGTTTCAAAGCTAAAGTTTGTGCATGATGCGATGACAGAATCAGATGCGAAAAATATTGCTACTAGATTTTATCCGATTAACAAAGGTCAGCCCTAA
- a CDS encoding IS110 family RNA-guided transposase, whose protein sequence is MSTQFFCGVDLAKHHFSLHAVDDHGKVIFHKSVSRAKLLATLANMPTMCIGIEACSGAHYWAREFNKLGHDTRIMAAKYVGPYRTKGKNDLNDAVAICDAVQRPNSRFIPVKSPERQAILATHRVREHWVNERTALINRIRALLAEFGIIIPTGRAAIHREVPLILEAVENGLPDIARAVVADCFDHLQTLNQRIADTEQCFDMVTKASPNAQRILNVRGIGPQTATAIIATIGKGEQFDSGRDFAAWLGLVPKQYSTGGKPRLGRISKRGDKYLRTLLVHGARAVITNLGDKQDRLSVWGRNVLERRGMNRAIVALAAKNARIVWALLHHQTDYQDYAA, encoded by the coding sequence ATGTCTACTCAATTCTTTTGTGGCGTTGATCTCGCCAAGCACCACTTTTCTCTTCACGCGGTGGATGACCACGGAAAAGTCATTTTCCATAAATCCGTTTCACGCGCTAAATTACTGGCTACATTAGCAAATATGCCTACGATGTGCATAGGTATTGAGGCCTGTAGTGGGGCACATTATTGGGCCAGAGAATTCAACAAGCTCGGCCACGATACCCGTATCATGGCCGCAAAGTACGTCGGTCCTTATCGCACAAAAGGAAAAAATGACCTGAACGATGCCGTTGCCATTTGTGACGCGGTTCAGCGTCCAAACAGCCGGTTTATTCCTGTTAAGTCACCCGAACGCCAAGCGATTCTCGCGACTCATCGTGTACGTGAGCATTGGGTCAATGAACGTACCGCCCTCATTAATCGTATTCGTGCATTACTGGCAGAGTTCGGCATTATTATTCCAACAGGACGAGCCGCCATTCACAGAGAAGTACCTCTCATTCTCGAGGCAGTAGAAAATGGCCTACCTGATATTGCTCGTGCCGTCGTGGCAGATTGCTTTGACCACCTACAAACACTTAATCAGCGTATCGCCGATACCGAGCAGTGTTTCGATATGGTTACCAAGGCCAGTCCTAATGCCCAGCGTATTCTTAATGTTCGCGGCATTGGCCCACAAACAGCAACGGCGATTATCGCCACTATCGGAAAAGGCGAGCAGTTTGATTCCGGTAGAGACTTTGCTGCTTGGCTTGGATTAGTGCCCAAACAGTACTCAACCGGAGGAAAACCGCGATTGGGTCGTATTAGTAAACGAGGAGATAAATACCTCAGAACGCTCTTAGTACATGGCGCGAGAGCCGTCATCACGAACCTAGGCGATAAGCAAGATAGGCTCAGTGTTTGGGGGCGAAATGTCCTTGAGCGACGTGGCATGAATCGCGCCATTGTCGCTCTCGCGGCCAAAAATGCACGCATTGTGTGGGCGTTATTGCACCATCAAACGGATTATCAAGACTACGCGGCCTAA
- a CDS encoding lecithin retinol acyltransferase family protein — protein MSIQNLNAGDIVVSNFGVYQHWSLVSDALCEKGLPMLISATQRNCTVQEENWDVVTQGKHTYPAKVTYDRPVPEVLELARSQIGQWKYSLTDRNCEHFAKWATGLKMSSTQVVAGATGAVLGASLIGLCSENPKFAKFLGGSLALGGLAVLATKAVEEK, from the coding sequence ATGTCAATTCAAAACCTAAATGCTGGCGATATTGTTGTCAGCAACTTCGGTGTTTATCAGCACTGGTCTTTAGTTTCAGACGCTTTGTGTGAAAAGGGGCTGCCTATGCTCATTTCTGCAACTCAGCGAAATTGTACCGTTCAAGAAGAAAACTGGGATGTAGTAACCCAAGGTAAACATACCTATCCAGCTAAAGTTACTTACGACCGCCCAGTACCAGAGGTACTCGAACTCGCTCGTTCTCAAATTGGACAGTGGAAATACTCACTAACAGACCGAAACTGTGAGCATTTTGCTAAATGGGCGACAGGATTAAAAATGTCTTCGACTCAAGTTGTTGCTGGTGCAACTGGTGCTGTTTTGGGTGCAAGTTTAATTGGTTTATGCTCAGAAAATCCGAAGTTTGCTAAGTTTCTCGGTGGTTCATTAGCTCTGGGTGGTTTAGCAGTCTTAGCTACTAAAGCCGTTGAGGAAAAATAG
- a CDS encoding class I SAM-dependent methyltransferase — MKYNNPINPNCIDNLLGELWLNEDSLVLDVGCGNGELIKSVLEKFNCRAVVIEIDEREIAKAKENLEPYLDKVTFHNAAFKDVELPRGVFDACFSLGSTHAFGDVGEALDHALSDMKALIASNGAIVLGDAYWRKEPDKEYLLATGIDPLELRSNLQNIEVGNQLGLECAYVVHSSYQDWDTFESSFWLAAERELLLDPENIELLDKVKTRRHWKDAYLRWGRETMGFALYLFIHATPQSI, encoded by the coding sequence ATGAAATATAACAACCCCATCAACCCAAATTGTATAGATAACTTGCTGGGTGAACTATGGCTCAATGAGGACTCTTTAGTCTTAGATGTTGGTTGTGGTAACGGCGAATTAATTAAAAGCGTTTTAGAAAAGTTTAACTGTCGGGCGGTAGTCATTGAAATTGATGAAAGGGAGATTGCTAAAGCCAAGGAAAACTTGGAGCCTTATTTAGATAAAGTCACCTTTCATAATGCAGCATTCAAAGATGTGGAACTGCCTAGGGGCGTATTTGATGCGTGCTTTAGCTTAGGCTCTACTCATGCTTTTGGCGATGTTGGTGAAGCTTTAGACCATGCATTGTCTGACATGAAGGCTCTCATAGCGTCTAATGGCGCAATTGTACTTGGGGATGCGTATTGGCGAAAAGAACCAGATAAAGAGTACTTACTCGCAACAGGTATTGACCCGCTAGAGTTACGCTCAAACCTTCAAAACATAGAAGTAGGAAATCAACTAGGCCTTGAATGCGCTTATGTCGTCCATTCTTCTTATCAAGATTGGGATACGTTTGAAAGCTCGTTTTGGCTAGCTGCTGAACGCGAGTTGTTGCTAGACCCTGAAAATATCGAGCTATTGGATAAAGTAAAAACGAGACGACATTGGAAAGATGCGTATTTGAGGTGGGGGCGAGAAACAATGGGGTTTGCTCTATACCTGTTCATTCACGCTACACCCCAAAGCATCTAA
- a CDS encoding YbfB/YjiJ family MFS transporter has product MATFVGIGVARFAYTPIIPVLVEANWFTATEAAYLGAANLLGYLGGAIGAHTLSERYKLRYVLGGAYIAVALSFFLCLSPIGFAWFFIWRFVSGFAGATLMVVGPSLALSSTPASQRPATGAMVFTGIGIGAFLSATAIPLFLNVGLVLAWIGLGVLAVAAGLVADRAFAGLKSLPAIPHAGNGSEGLTAAQKWSIGIVMAAYAMDGVGFVPHTVFWVDYLAREVGMGQAIASFQWAVLGVGAVFGPFIAGRAAKKFGWHGALLSGFLAKSIATALPVISVSMASITVSSFIVGAMIPGIVALTAGRLSEIMGPAGHKKIWGMATAMFAAFQAAGGYSLAFVYSFLGTYEALFSIGAVILASGVLLLSTRYLIVRKATQMEKN; this is encoded by the coding sequence ATGGCAACATTTGTGGGAATAGGCGTAGCGCGCTTCGCCTACACACCAATTATTCCTGTACTCGTAGAAGCCAACTGGTTTACGGCAACGGAGGCAGCATACCTGGGTGCCGCGAATCTGCTCGGCTATCTCGGTGGAGCGATTGGCGCGCACACCCTCTCTGAACGATACAAACTCCGTTATGTGCTTGGCGGCGCTTATATCGCAGTCGCGTTGAGCTTCTTTCTTTGTCTGAGCCCGATCGGCTTCGCGTGGTTCTTTATCTGGCGATTTGTGTCTGGTTTTGCCGGTGCAACCTTGATGGTTGTCGGTCCGTCTCTGGCTCTCTCAAGTACGCCAGCGTCACAACGACCAGCTACTGGAGCGATGGTTTTTACCGGTATCGGAATTGGGGCTTTTTTGTCGGCCACCGCGATTCCGTTATTTTTAAATGTGGGGCTTGTTTTAGCCTGGATTGGGCTCGGGGTGCTTGCTGTTGCGGCTGGTCTTGTCGCCGATAGGGCGTTCGCAGGCTTGAAATCATTACCAGCTATTCCCCATGCAGGAAATGGGTCAGAGGGCTTAACCGCTGCACAGAAGTGGAGCATAGGAATAGTCATGGCAGCGTATGCGATGGACGGAGTCGGCTTTGTTCCCCATACGGTTTTCTGGGTAGATTATCTTGCACGTGAAGTCGGTATGGGGCAGGCCATCGCGAGTTTCCAATGGGCTGTTCTGGGTGTCGGTGCTGTTTTCGGACCTTTCATTGCCGGGAGGGCGGCCAAAAAGTTCGGTTGGCACGGGGCTCTGCTGTCAGGGTTTCTGGCAAAGTCCATCGCGACGGCATTACCGGTTATATCGGTATCGATGGCCAGTATTACCGTTTCATCCTTTATCGTCGGAGCCATGATCCCCGGCATTGTTGCGCTCACAGCAGGACGACTTTCAGAAATTATGGGGCCTGCTGGTCACAAAAAGATATGGGGTATGGCCACAGCCATGTTCGCTGCATTTCAAGCAGCAGGTGGGTACTCTCTGGCATTTGTCTACTCCTTTCTTGGTACCTATGAAGCTTTATTCAGCATTGGTGCCGTTATTCTAGCGAGCGGCGTCCTCTTGCTATCAACCCGATATCTTATCGTTCGAAAAGCCACACAGATGGAGAAAAATTGA
- a CDS encoding glutathione S-transferase family protein: protein MELYLNTTSPYARVVRICAIEKQLDDVKLIWVDPWADDNALLTANPNGKIPVLVTDRGETLSESLLIASYLDGLSPTLSLLGAPNYTDVFALSGLSQGLTDAAFMTVINRKHFGKESDSTVLGVRRQNAIVRCLQRLEDRVSTDVMQSDINLGQIVTGVALSYIDFRLPELQWGESQPLLADWLTRFSERASVKETAFT from the coding sequence ATGGAACTGTATCTGAACACGACGTCGCCTTATGCAAGAGTTGTCCGAATCTGCGCGATTGAAAAGCAGTTGGATGATGTGAAGCTCATCTGGGTAGATCCTTGGGCGGATGACAATGCGTTGCTCACCGCCAATCCGAATGGAAAAATTCCCGTGCTTGTAACGGATAGGGGAGAGACTTTATCAGAATCCCTTCTCATCGCGTCATACTTGGACGGGCTTTCCCCGACTCTCAGCTTGCTTGGTGCACCCAACTACACTGATGTCTTTGCTCTCTCGGGGTTGAGTCAGGGCCTTACCGATGCAGCTTTTATGACGGTTATTAATCGGAAGCACTTTGGGAAAGAGAGCGATAGTACGGTCCTTGGGGTTCGTCGACAGAATGCCATTGTCAGGTGCCTTCAGCGGCTGGAAGATAGGGTGAGTACTGACGTTATGCAGTCCGACATTAACCTTGGCCAGATTGTTACTGGCGTTGCCTTGAGTTATATCGATTTTCGATTACCGGAGCTGCAATGGGGTGAAAGCCAGCCACTCCTCGCTGACTGGTTAACGAGGTTTTCAGAGCGTGCAAGTGTCAAAGAAACGGCCTTTACCTAG
- a CDS encoding VOC family protein, with protein MNNKQGSSNGISVYPSALLVHVPNVNEGLEWYRKAFPNAMPIYYPDFDFTALDLNGFQLEIVQADEKVRNGKCGTVLYWLVDDLLSALDHFKAIGAELYRGPMAIEHGLSMCQVTDPFGNLIGLRGPV; from the coding sequence ATGAATAATAAGCAAGGTTCTTCCAATGGTATATCCGTTTATCCATCTGCGTTGCTTGTACATGTACCTAACGTAAATGAAGGGCTAGAGTGGTATCGCAAGGCTTTTCCTAATGCAATGCCTATTTATTATCCAGACTTTGATTTTACCGCCCTCGATTTAAATGGTTTTCAGTTAGAAATTGTGCAAGCCGATGAAAAAGTCCGCAATGGTAAGTGCGGAACTGTGCTGTATTGGCTGGTAGATGACTTGTTAAGCGCTCTAGATCACTTTAAGGCAATTGGCGCTGAGTTATACCGTGGTCCAATGGCGATCGAGCATGGACTATCAATGTGCCAAGTCACTGATCCATTTGGAAACCTAATTGGTCTCCGAGGACCTGTTTGA